The nucleotide sequence GATAAAGTGAATTCTTGTGAAAGGCCCCAATTTAAAATAATAGAGTACGGATCTCTTACTTACATATTTATCGTTTTGGGACGAGAAAACTTGTATATTCTAGGATCGGGGGATTTATCCCCCTGCGATTGGTACCTATACATAGAACTGGATTGTTAACTTCATTACACTTACGAACACCACAGGTTTTAAAGACACTTGTCGAGTAGAATCAATATTCTGGTTGTACTTGAGTTGTAGGTGTCTGAATAGTCCCATGATTCTGTGCAAATTATAAAAACTAAGAAGGGACGCGTTGATCAAAACAGTGGACTAATGCAGCACAGGAATGAGTGAAGTGTTGTGTCCTTCTGTTCTTGTACAATGTTTCAACACATAAAGACGTTACAATAAAGACGCCAATAAATTATAGCGTGAAAGAGCAAAATTAGAAAAGGGCATTACAGAATCTTCATTACAATTCTGTCTTTCTTCTACCGAGATTCAGTAACTCGTCCTATGCTCATTTAAACCTTTCTGCTAATTATCCTGTAACAATGTCAGTGTTTGTATACAATAGTTCAACATTACCTAATTTGCACGTATGTGTACACAATGACACCACTGAATTCGTTgtgtttacttgttttgaatttggtttgtttagaatttcacgcaaagctactcgaaccgtccctaatttagcagtgtaagactagagggaaggcagctaatcagcaccacccaccgccaactcttgggctactcttttaccaacgaatagtggaattgaccatcacattataacgtcccacggctgaaagggcgagcatgtttgatgtcatggggattcgaactcgcgactctcagattgcgagtcgagtgccttaaccacctggcaatgccgggccttgtttttatttatacagttattataattaaaatgttttgttgtctatttgtttttcagattttctGTTGATTAACCATCACGAGTTTTTGAATAAGAAAATTACGATGGTTGTCGATGAAGGTGagtattttatacaataatttaatgCAAAAATTGTGATgaataagatttatttaaaatgttaactttttattCAAGTCGGTAAGTGTACAATCCATCATCCGGGATACTTTTTTAAGACgatttaagtatttaaaaaaaactaattcttGTTTAAACCACACTTTGATTGCATATATATTCttgtttaagcgcaaagctgtacACAGTACAtgaatcgaactctggattttacCGTTACAAGCTTTTAAGCTTACCGCTATGTCACCTCATGGGGAAACGACATTTTTAATCCTATAAGACAAAAGATAGGTTCTATGTTCTACCTTCTTAAGTAGCTTTTCAAATTTTGTAAGGtttttacaactctaaaatatgAGCTTCGACAACTGAGGTGGGCAGGGCTCAAACaccctattgtgtagttttgctttTAACAAAACAGTCTGTCACTGAAAACCTGATGACACGTCGATTTCGTGTTAGTTACgaaattcatttttacttcagtGTACATGTATTTTACAGTCTATGGATTCTCCTACATAAATTGTACTTTTCTCGTCCACGTAATTATTTTCTTAAGACATTACTTAAACCAGATGTCTAACGTAATGCGTGTTTTAAACTTAACGAAATGATCTGCTGGTAGAAAGCACAgttttttagctttgtaatttatatttatttatatatgtatacatgtttaaCTGGTTACCGTCTTACCGAATTAGGTTGTGTTGAATAGATAACTTACAGTATCTATATGTCAAACCTTGGGACTTTAACGTTTGTTTGTAGGCTTAGCTCTGTATATTTTGCCATAGAGATCAgtcaaaactaaataatttacaataactaTACTCCCAACCTGTGACTGCAACATTTGTTTGTAGGCTTGGTTCTGTAGATTTTGTCTTGGAGATCAGTTAGAACTTAAGCTGTCGTGACTAAATTTACAATATCTATATTCCGGACCTTGGGACTTTGACGTTTGCTTGTAGGCCTAACTCTGGTCCTCTGTTTGCAACGTCGAGTAATTTAATGGCATCTAGCGCGACTGCCATTGCTGACAGAATGTATAAGGTTCTGTCTTGTCAAGACCGACTTTTCTTAATATCATGGCTTGCATGTATTGTGTAATTTGACagaaaatttgtgaaaaattaacGGAGAACTAGGCGATTGTGCAGCAGAGACCATGTTTATACGATCCAATATGGCCGAAAATTGCTGCCAAGTTTACTTTGGTCACATAACTCATTGAAATATACGTTTATCAaactgactgttttttttattattattatttaactgctATTCAcattataacttatatttaagCCATCGATCTGTGTAAATTTGTCTCTCATTAAACTCATAATCTGATGACgtgagttttcttgtttttgttaccCCCTGTTGACGTCATTTAAAGACAGTTCACATATATTTACAGATCCTACACTGCACTTGAACAACAATGAAAAATTCGTAGTGATTGGAATCTGCCTAGGATTTCTAAGCCTGACTATAATTATTACTACGTGTTTTGTTTCACCTTATTGTTGGCTTCATAGCTTGTGTTATAAAGAAGGTGAgtgttgtatgttgttgttttttatatctatATAGCTGATATTTTTCACTTTCGTAAATGACAATCAGTTTAATTACACGTAGTAGGTAGCAACATAATATaaacttaaagaaataataattttccttGCTTTGAATATTTGATCAGTAATTGGTTATAAACAACATTggtaaataagataaataaaaggtcttccacagtttttttttttaaacaaaccacaaatttattgtttgtatacgTGCTGTTGAAGTATCAAAATTGAGTATTATGGtgattttcgtttttatttttgaaacgttATGAAGATAAACTCGCGTCCAAAAATTCGGTTAAACTGGATTATTATAACTCTGATATAACCTGCTCCCTCCTGTCGCACActggtgtgtctgcagacttgtaCTGCTAAAAACAGAGTTTCGTTaccagtggtaggcagagcacagatagctctttgtgtagcgttgtgcttaataacaaataactgatATAACCTTAGCAACATATAAAGGTTTTTGGATCAATTACCACTAGTTACtgcttttaaaatctaaataaaattgtattatattttactagcttaataaaatgtttttctttgtgcTTTCCAAGAGTAAATCGGTATGTCTGTGTTAgcaaccaggtttcgatacccatgattggcacagaacagatagcctaCTTTATAGCTGTATGATGATCTACAAACAAAACGCCCTCTCCCATTATTACAGTATTACGGCCAAAAACATTGCTAACAGCGAGATTTCCTGGATGAAGAATTAATGCATTCTAATCACTATCACTTGTTTCGTAACAGTTTCTTCTCTTATCTAGACCAGTATATTAAATTAGTTGCAGAATGTATTGATTTTTACACGAAGTTTGTTTTGATCTTGAGATACTGATTAAAAAGCGAATAAAATTAGATGTGTGGAAGATATGGTACTTTTTGTCACTTGTAATCTTACCAAACTGTATCCGTTATAGACAGAAAAAAACGACAGAAATTTAGTAACTACAGAGCCCCAGAAGAGACAACACAGTTTAAACTTACAAATGCACCACATTATTACCTCCAGTCAGGAAAGATGCATCAGTACGTGTCCAAAAAACAAGTACACTGAAGATTCGACTTATAGCAGTATGTCGTCACTAAGTAACGCGGACGTTGCTTTATCAATTGACGTAAGTTCTCTAACAAGTTATAAAAGGACGTCATTTTGGTTTATTTCAGAACCTTAAACAAAGTTTAGTGTCGTCTTAGCTGGTTTTCTAAAATATACCtcgtgtatatgtatataatattctgttatttttctaaatttgtagtaAATATTTGAGGGAGTTAAACATTGGCAGTAAAGTTAGAAACTCAGTTCAAGTACTAACCGCAACAATGAAACTTCGGCTTATTGTAGATATATAGATTGAACACGTATGTCTTTACTTAGAGCGAATCAACACTGGACATTCCTGTGTCGAACGGAGACGCCATGTTCAACTATGGTCAAATCGTTTTTGGTGTTAAATACGAACGGGAAGAAAATGGGGATCTCGGACAACTTGAGATTTTGATACAGGTTTGTGTCGCAATCTGTTATTTATCCTATGCGTTTAAATGTAACTCCTACttctttactaaaattatttttctatcttCATATCTCTAGTAGAAGCAAAGCCGCGTTAAAGCACTAAAGTATATTATCCCCTACCCCGTTTACTTTTGCTTTTAAGAAAACACTATACAATTTGACAAGATAAATTTATTGGTGATAAAAAAGGAGGGAAATACGTTTATAAAATCTGGTTTATCATTTTTTAGTTTCTCATATACTTTGTAAGTtatcaattattattataacactaGCAACGCGCGGTGGGTCTGGGACAACAGCCCCTTTTACTCATTGGATAAAACGGTCTTGATTAGAGGAGATAACTCAATACAGGAAATTGGGATAACAGAATAAAATATGGcttattaggtttgtttagtgATAATAATAGAGGTTCGATAAGGCAGACTGCAGTGAAAGACCGTTTCGGTAGCGTTCTTGAACGATTCCGTTTTAAACtaagtggggcccggcatggccaagcgtgttaaggcgtgcgactcgtaatccgagggtcgcgagttcgcatccccgtcgcgccaaacatgctcgccctttcagccgtgggggcgatatattgtgacagtcaatcccactattcgttggtaaaagaatagcccaagagttggtggtgggtggtgatgactagctgccttccctctagtcttacactgctaaattagggacggctagcacagatagccctcgagtagctttgtgcgaaatttcaaaaaacaaacaaacatttaaactaaGTGTAATTCAAAGTGTTTTGaacttgtttttttctcttaGTGCAATTAGCTATTTACCACGGGTAATCGAACCCCAAGTGTTTGCGTTTCATACCTTTACACTTCTTGCTGACCAATCGGAGGAACCTAACATtcttgttatataatattttcgtgttttttttttaaattaaatacgaAACAAATAATGATGACTATCGCTAGCGGAACTAAACAGGCCAGAATGTCACTTGCGAAACGTCTATCGGAGTGACTGTTACTTGTGAAACGCAACAGGAGTGACTGTCACCAGCGATGCGTCAATAGCGGAGAATATTACAGGTGAAACGCCAGCAGAGATGACTCTCACTAGTGAAATGTCAACGGGGATGACTGTTACTATAGATGCGTCAATAGGGGAGAATGTCACAGGTGAAATGTCAGCAGGAATGATTATCACTAGCGAAACGTCAACAGGGATGACTGTCACTACCGAAACGTCACACGATGTAGGTATTCTAAAACATAATATACACatactgaaactgaaaattttactttaaagcaaatgtttgtttgtttgaaattaaatacaaagctacagaatgggctatctgtgctctgcccatgcaagtatcgaaatccggtttttagggttgtaagtgcGCAGGCATACAGtcgtgccactggggaggggcgtaagataaataataataaaaatcagtcCTAATCCAGACAAATCCGGTTACCCAACTTCACTGGCAAGGCTTCTCAGATAAGATGCTTCCCTGAATAAAAACCGAATGGTCTCGAATATTCTGTTTAAAACACGTGTTACTTCTTACGcaacagaattatttttaaaacgcGGATACCAATAACTTTGTCTAGTGTCTGACATCCAAACTGGATCCACTTATCTATAACTTAAGTATTTCTGGACTTCATTTGTTTTGCTCGTGTTGTTAAATTCACAGTTAATATTATGGGCTACCTGTGTTCCGCCGACCGCTGGTAACTCCGAGGATTAAATTCTTAcgtaaatatttacatttgattCTGTGTGGGCTTTACAAGTactgtgataaataaattatttgatttgcaTTTTCTTGTTGATAAACTATAGATTACTTTAACCAGCTTAAAATATCGGGATCTGGTTGTTTTTTTCGGTATCCGTATAAATTCTCCTCATTGTCCATTTGATAATGACCTGGTTTGAGTTCTTCTTATCTGTTACTTCTCATAATCTCTTAGTttcaaagaaaaagttaaaaggtTAAACAGTAACAAGAGACTCGTTCATAATTTTCTCCTCTCTCGCCCCCTAGTGGTACATCGGACTTACGatactaaaatctgggtttcgatacccgtgatgggcagagcacagatagcccatcacgTAGCTCTgtgcataattaaaaataaacaaaatccttGTGGATTCTAAAGAGGTGCTGTCATTATTTCGTTCCAGCATTGTATTTGGCGTTAAAACACGAGAAGCGATCATGGTCATAACGTCACTCCCACGTACTACTTCTCAAGAGGCCAGTTCTAGAATTAAAGCAACCTTTTTACCGGCACTGTTCACATAGATCCTATGTGTTCTTTATCTTATCCATATCTGGAAAAATATGGTATTATATAAGATATCATTTGCACAAGCCATCTCCTGCACGTACCACGTGTACGTCGCCCTGATTTCTAACATCATATTTCATTGGTAgtataaacatttattggttTTATCTACAGCTTAAAATCAACTTGACTTATCTGTTTATGTATcttatatattttcctttatttctaAAATCAAGTTTACATATCGTGTGAATAACTAAAACGATACGAGAATATGGTTTTTAAATGTCggattacagattttttttttttttttgttttatacactgCCTAACGGTAGAATCCACGTATGACGTCATATtcagtaatttaattatttctctgTTACGTCGACTGGGTGAGATTTAGTGATCcaaacaactagataaataaaccaatttctatttatttttcacagGGGACTACAGCACCAGTTGCTTGTATTAATCTTTCTTTAGACATTTCTATGTGATACATATAATATTAggatttagtttggtttgttttgaatttcgcgcaaagctacacgagggctatctgcgctagctgtccataatttagactagagggaaggcagctaatcatcgccacccactgctaactcttgggccactcttttaacaacgaatagtgggtttggccgttacattataatgctccatggctgaaagggcgagcatgtttggtgtgatggggattcgaattcgcgaccctcggattatgagtcgagtgtaaTATTAGGGACATTGTAACCAACAATGTCAGGTACTCGGGAGGATTCGGGTTTACAAAAAGTTTAGAACAGTGTGCTTTCAGAAATAAAGTCGACGAGGCCTACTCCTCTGTTTTGTCTCGGACTTAATCCAAGAAGCTTAAATAGAAATTGTATTAACGAAAGAGTAacctattgttttttttatatctaaatcAGAGATGGATACACCTGAATCTTGGTCTTACTTAGTCGTTTAGTCCATGTGTCGTATGAGGATTTAAGAATGAGTATTCCCAACTCCATGTGTCgcataaataatttacttaaattgAACATACCCAGTCCATGTATCGCCTAAAGGATTTAGGGATGAGCATACGAAGTCCATTTGTCACATAAGGATTTAAGACTAAGCATACTACGGTCCATGTGTCGCATAAGAACTCTCCTAGGTTGAAAATATCCAATATTAAAAATTCTTTCatatttctgtaataattattACCTACTAGTACTAGATTGTATCTTTACAAAACCCTCTATTCCTTTTACAGGAAGTCCAGCAGCTAAGAGCTCGTCCTTATGGAGGAAGTTGCGATCCTTACGTGCGGATACAAGTGCTGAAAGGCAAAGGACGAAAACGACGCTCTAAGAGTTCTCGGAGCCTGAAGTTCGAGTTCCACACGAAGACATGTAAAAAGACCCAGAACCCACTTTTTCGCGAGAGATTCTCGGCAGACTTGTCGTGTACAGAACTAAAAGATTGCTTCCTGAAGTTATGCGTGTTTGACGATGAAAGATTTGCTAACGACACCAACCTGGGGGAGGTTTTGGTTCCCCTCCGAGAGGTGGTGAAAGTGGAAATCAGTGAAGAGGTTTTATATACGTTTGATCTAGAAGAACCGAAACAAGTAAGTGTTAATGTAGTCTGTTTTTTTCAGGATCACTTAGTTTGTGTTATTCTTTACAACACTACGTaggtgtttgaaaaaaaaaatcatacggTTCTGAAAAACCCGTAAGAACTTGCATGTTTACGTAGAGTACAAATATTCTAAATGTGTGTCACATTATACTTTACATTGCTACCAATATAGATCTTCGAAAATAAAAATTCTTGTGCTGCTAAAAACACTATCGATCTGCAGACGAATTCTTTGGGGACCCTAACTTCATGCTGTTTTTAatccatttaaatatttatggatATCATGAAAACTTGGAATTATTCTTACaccaaaaaacaaaccatttgccCTTAAATTAGCGAGGTACTGAAACTCATCTTTCTTCGAATGACTTGTTTAACCACTTCAGTAAAGATTTGAAAGTTACCACGTGATTTACAATACCTGAAGAATTCTTTATAGGTGAATACGCACGCGCATGAGTCAAAATGTCAAAATTGTCCAGAAGGTTTCTTAGGATTCTTACGTTTACAATAGTTTCATCTTTTCAATGTCTAAACAAGTTATCCACAAGGATCTTTTGTATCCTGGTGGTTTGTAATTGTTCCATCCTTTCAATGGTCAAACAAGTTGTCCACAAGGTTCCTGAGGGTTCACATTCACATTCTGAAAACCTAAAGTTGTCCACAGTGTTGTTTGGGATTCTAATGGTTTATAAGTGCTTCACCCTTTCTGTGCTCAAATAAGTTGTTCATAAGTCTTCTTGATATTGTAATGGTTTATAATTGTCCAATCCTTGTAACTGCCTAAGCAAATTGTCTGTAAGGTTACTTTCAATTCTAATGTTTTCTTGCCAAGTATGTCTGT is from Tachypleus tridentatus isolate NWPU-2018 chromosome 2, ASM421037v1, whole genome shotgun sequence and encodes:
- the LOC143244172 gene encoding synaptotagmin-2-like; this translates as MHHIITSSQERCISTCPKNKYTEDSTYSSMSSLSNADVALSIDSESTLDIPVSNGDAMFNYGQIVFGVKYEREENGDLGQLEILIQEVQQLRARPYGGSCDPYVRIQVLKGKGRKRRSKSSRSLKFEFHTKTCKKTQNPLFRERFSADLSCTELKDCFLKLCVFDDERFANDTNLGEVLVPLREVVKVEISEEVLYTFDLEEPKQDYGEILFGLSYLPTAERLTFNIVKANNLQPITEEVEHFAPYVRVLLIRNGKLLKKKKTSTRVGTISPSFNESLTFDIPSTEMENVVFLVVVSHHDPQDGGVSSPESPTSSSGSMKRDRYVGKVLIGSCARGTAQHHWSAMKQSLRERVTQWHTLR